The following coding sequences lie in one Pseudomonas sp. B33.4 genomic window:
- the xerD gene encoding site-specific tyrosine recombinase XerD, which yields MPAIDHPLIDQFLDALWLEKGLSDNTRGAYRSDLALFNGWLQEKNLELINAGRELILDHLSWRLEQNYKPRSTARFLSGVRGFYRYLLREKLISVDPTLRVDMPQLGRPLPKSLSEADVEALLKAPDLSEAIGQRDRAMLEVLYACGLRVTELVSLTLEQVNLRQGVLRVMGKGSKERLVPMGEEAIVWVERYMRDGRGELLGGRPSDVLFPSQRGEQMTRQTFWHRIKHQAKVAGIGKSLSPHTLRHAFATHLLNHGADLRVVQMLLGHSDLSTTQIYTHVARARLQDLHAKHHPRG from the coding sequence ATGCCTGCCATCGATCATCCCCTCATTGACCAATTCCTCGACGCGTTATGGCTGGAGAAAGGCCTGTCCGACAACACCCGTGGCGCTTATCGCAGTGATCTGGCGTTGTTCAATGGCTGGTTGCAGGAGAAGAACCTGGAGCTGATCAATGCCGGTCGTGAATTGATCCTCGATCACTTGTCCTGGCGACTGGAGCAGAACTACAAACCACGTTCCACGGCGAGATTTCTCTCTGGGGTGCGTGGTTTTTATCGCTATCTGCTGCGGGAAAAACTGATCAGCGTCGACCCGACCTTGCGCGTCGACATGCCGCAACTGGGCAGGCCGTTGCCCAAATCCCTGTCGGAAGCCGACGTCGAGGCGCTACTCAAAGCGCCGGATCTGAGCGAAGCCATCGGCCAGCGTGACCGCGCCATGCTTGAAGTGCTGTACGCCTGCGGTTTGCGCGTGACTGAACTGGTCAGTCTGACGCTGGAACAGGTCAACTTGCGCCAAGGCGTGCTGCGGGTGATGGGCAAGGGCAGCAAGGAACGGCTGGTGCCGATGGGCGAGGAGGCGATCGTCTGGGTCGAGCGCTACATGCGCGATGGTCGCGGCGAGCTGCTTGGTGGCCGGCCCAGTGATGTGCTGTTCCCCAGCCAGCGCGGCGAACAGATGACTCGCCAGACCTTTTGGCACCGGATCAAGCATCAGGCCAAAGTTGCCGGGATCGGCAAATCGCTGTCGCCGCATACTTTGCGTCACGCGTTTGCCACGCACCTGCTCAACCATGGCGCGGACTTGCGCGTGGTGCAGATGCTGCTCGGCCACAGCGACCTTT